A part of Bacillus thuringiensis genomic DNA contains:
- a CDS encoding DUF4026 domain-containing protein: MEVQTETYRAAMNGTLERHFSDMIAVIPTRITIEQLKQRLETISTKVDELKVVYSDETSLIVELHMDETIIPYELHIDEANAPEEYKMYNRQDSTILDRTFEDAAYGTEIFTRTLFAGDVLDCFFQQLQFLWNLAPDLLFVIDSSAAMKVISRSYIEYHVENELLPDIPDLYVIHSVYEDGKDGEPTQYWFHTHGLLRAGVTEIELIIPNRISSYYGIGDLFQTFANNAVENGQVPMNEPIVIAHSQQGSIHTVAVPWEKGLSYIGHKKRMDQLSSIEDEEVKLQPIDAQNIFLGGMDDRDEYHQSPSVLLFKLNTSEEYIESFFKEYEEATGLMFYKTNSETDRMAYNAKNTFGYFSNIFHIEQSNEDFRFLGKFGVSYEEGKSEHMWFEMQNITEDFIQGILINEPYFIKGMSEGNSYHLDFDNLTEWIIYAGDAVIKPNNLYMFVGE, from the coding sequence ATGGAAGTGCAAACAGAAACATACCGCGCAGCTATGAATGGAACATTAGAACGTCATTTTTCAGATATGATTGCTGTTATACCAACTAGAATTACAATTGAACAGTTAAAACAGCGGTTAGAGACTATCTCTACTAAAGTTGATGAATTAAAAGTTGTTTACAGTGATGAGACAAGCCTTATTGTGGAATTACATATGGATGAAACAATCATACCGTATGAACTGCATATTGATGAGGCAAATGCCCCAGAAGAATATAAAATGTACAATAGACAAGATTCTACAATCTTAGATCGTACTTTTGAAGATGCTGCTTATGGCACCGAAATTTTCACTCGTACGCTATTTGCAGGCGATGTGCTGGACTGCTTTTTCCAGCAGTTACAGTTTTTATGGAACCTCGCTCCAGATTTATTATTTGTAATCGATTCAAGTGCAGCAATGAAAGTGATCTCTAGAAGCTATATTGAATATCACGTTGAAAATGAATTGTTACCTGACATTCCTGATTTATACGTTATTCATTCTGTTTATGAAGACGGTAAAGACGGTGAGCCTACGCAATATTGGTTTCATACACATGGGCTTTTAAGAGCAGGTGTGACAGAGATAGAATTAATTATTCCAAATCGCATTTCTTCCTATTACGGCATTGGCGATCTTTTTCAAACATTTGCTAATAATGCCGTTGAGAACGGACAAGTCCCTATGAATGAGCCTATCGTTATCGCGCATAGTCAGCAAGGCTCTATACATACAGTAGCTGTTCCTTGGGAGAAAGGATTATCTTATATTGGGCATAAAAAGAGGATGGATCAATTATCTTCAATCGAGGATGAAGAAGTGAAACTACAACCAATAGATGCACAAAATATATTCTTAGGCGGAATGGATGACCGAGATGAATACCATCAATCTCCATCCGTTCTCTTATTCAAATTAAATACTTCAGAAGAATATATTGAAAGTTTTTTCAAAGAATACGAGGAAGCTACAGGTCTCATGTTCTATAAAACAAATAGTGAAACCGATCGTATGGCTTACAATGCGAAGAATACTTTCGGGTATTTCAGCAACATTTTTCACATTGAACAATCAAATGAAGATTTTCGTTTCCTCGGTAAGTTTGGTGTCTCTTATGAAGAAGGAAAAAGTGAACATATGTGGTTTGAAATGCAAAACATTACGGAAGATTTCATTCAAGGAATACTCATTAACGAACCATATTTTATAAAAGGTATGAGTGAAGGAAATAGTTATCATTTAGATTTTGATAACTTAACAGAGTGGATTATTTATGCAGGGGATGCCGTTATAAAGCCAAATAACTTATATATGTTTGTTGGCGAATAA